In a single window of the Notamacropus eugenii isolate mMacEug1 chromosome 4, mMacEug1.pri_v2, whole genome shotgun sequence genome:
- the SMAD4 gene encoding mothers against decapentaplegic homolog 4 isoform X1, producing MDNMSITNTPTSNDACLSIVHSLMCHRQGGESETFAKRAIESLVKKLKEKKDELDSLITAITTNGAHPSKCVTIQRTLDGRLQVAGRKGFPHVIYARLWRWPDLHKNELKHVKYCQYAFDLKCDSVCVNPYHYERVVSPGIDLSGLTLQSSAPSSMLVKDEYVHDFEGQPSLSTEGHSIQTIQHPPSNRASSETYTNPAMLAPSESNTTSTTNFPNIPVASTSQPPSILTGSHSEGLLQIASGPQPGQQQNGFTAQPATYHHNSTTTWTGSRSTAYTPNIPHHQNGHLQHHPPMPPHPGHYWPVHNEIAFQPPISNHPAPEYWCSIAYFEMDVQVGETFKVPSSCPIVTVDGYVDPSGGDRFCLGQLSNVHRTEAIERARLHIGKGVQLECKGEGDVWVRCLSDHAVFVQSYYLDREAGRAPGDAVHKIYPSAYIKVFDLRQCHRQMQQQAATAQAAAAAQAAAVAGNIPGPGSVGGIAPAISLSAAAGIGVDDLRRLCILRMSFVKGWGPDYPRQSIKETPCWIEIHLHRALQLLDEVLHTMPIADPQPLD from the exons ATGGACAATATGTCTATTACTAATACACCCACAAGTAATGATGCCTGTCTGAGCATTGTTCATAGTTTGATGTGCCATAGACAAGGTGGAGAAAGTGAAACATTTGCAAAAAGAGCAATTGAAAGTTTGGTAAAGAAGTTGAAGGAGAAGAAGGATGAATTGGATTCTTTAATAACAGCTATAACTACAAATGGCGCCCATCCCAGCAAATGTGTCACAATACAGAGGACATTGGATGGCAGGCTTCAG GTGGCTGGTCGGAAAGGTTTCCCTCATGTTATATATGCTCGTCTCTGGAGGTGGCCTGATCTTCACAAAAATGAACTTAAACATGTGAAGTACTGTCAGTACGCTTTTGACCTAAAATGTGATAGTGTTTGTGTGAATCCATATCATTATGAAAGAGTTGTATCACCTGGCATTG ATCTCTCAGGATTGACACTGCAAAGTTCTG cTCCATCAAGTATGTTGGTGAAGGACGAGTACGTTCATGACTTTGAGGGACAACCATCATTGTCCACTGAAGGACATTCAATTCAAACCATACAGCATCCACCGAGTAACCGTGCATCTTCAGAGACATACACCAACCCAGCCATGTTAGCTCCATCTGAGTCTAACACAACCAGCACCACTAACTTTCCCAACATTCCTGTGGCTTCCACAA GTCAGCCTCCCAGTATATTGACAGGCAGCCATAGTGAAGGACTTTTGCAGATAGCTTCAGGACCTCAGCCAGGACAGCAGCAGAATGGATTTACTGCTCAGCCAGCTACTTACCATCATA ACAGTACTACCACCTGgactggaagtagaagtacagCATATACGCCTAATATACCTCACCACCAAAATGGTCATCTTCAGCATCATCCGCCTATGCCACCCCATCCTGGACATTACT GGCCAGTTCACAATGAGATTGCATTCCAACCTCCTATTTCTAATCATCCTG CTCCTGAATATTGGTGTTCAATTGCTTACTTTGAAATGGATGTTCAGGTAGGAGAGACATTTAAAGTTCCTTCAAGCTGCCCAATTGTTACGGTTGATGGATATGTGGACCCATCTGGAGGAGACCGCTTTTGCTTGGGTCAGCTTTCCAACGTTCACAGAACTGAAGCCATTGAGAGAGCAAG gtTGCACATAGGCAAGGGTGTGCAATTGGAATGTAAAGGTGAAGGTGATGTTTGGGTTAGGTGCCTCAGTGATCATGCAGTGTTTGTGCAGAGTTACTACTTAGACCGAGAAGCTGGACGAGCACCAGGAGATGCTGTTCATAAGATTTATCCAAGTGCATATATAAAG gtatttgaTTTACGCCAGTGCCATCGTCAGATGCAACAACAAGCTGCCACTGCACAAGCTGCAGCAGCTGCTCAGGCCGCAGCAGTAGCAGGAAATATCCCTGGACCAGGATCAGTAGGTGGAATAGCCCCTGCTATCA GTCTATCAGCAGCTGCTGGGATTGGTGTGGATGACCTACGCCGATTATGCATACTCAGGATGAGTTTTGTAAAAGGCTGGGGCCCTGACTACCCAAGGCAAAGCATCAAAGAAACACCTTGCTGGATTGAGATTCATTTACACCGCGCCCTCCAACTCCTAGATGAAGTACTCCATACCATGCCTATTGCAGACCCACAACCATTAGACTGA
- the SMAD4 gene encoding mothers against decapentaplegic homolog 4 isoform X2, with protein sequence MDNMSITNTPTSNDACLSIVHSLMCHRQGGESETFAKRAIESLVKKLKEKKDELDSLITAITTNGAHPSKCVTIQRTLDGRLQVAGRKGFPHVIYARLWRWPDLHKNELKHVKYCQYAFDLKCDSVCVNPYHYERVVSPGIDLSGLTLQSSAPSSMLVKDEYVHDFEGQPSLSTEGHSIQTIQHPPSNRASSETYTNPAMLAPSESNTTSTTNFPNIPVASTSQPPSILTGSHSEGLLQIASGPQPGQQQNGFTAQPATYHHNSTTTWTGSRSTAYTPNIPHHQNGHLQHHPPMPPHPGHYWPVHNEIAFQPPISNHPAPEYWCSIAYFEMDVQVGETFKVPSSCPIVTVDGYVDPSGGDRFCLGQLSNVHRTEAIERARLHIGKGVQLECKGEGDVWVRCLSDHAVFVQSYYLDREAGRAPGDAVHKIYPSAYIKVFDLRQCHRQMQQQAATAQAAAAAQAAAVAGNIPGPGSVGGIAPAIR encoded by the exons ATGGACAATATGTCTATTACTAATACACCCACAAGTAATGATGCCTGTCTGAGCATTGTTCATAGTTTGATGTGCCATAGACAAGGTGGAGAAAGTGAAACATTTGCAAAAAGAGCAATTGAAAGTTTGGTAAAGAAGTTGAAGGAGAAGAAGGATGAATTGGATTCTTTAATAACAGCTATAACTACAAATGGCGCCCATCCCAGCAAATGTGTCACAATACAGAGGACATTGGATGGCAGGCTTCAG GTGGCTGGTCGGAAAGGTTTCCCTCATGTTATATATGCTCGTCTCTGGAGGTGGCCTGATCTTCACAAAAATGAACTTAAACATGTGAAGTACTGTCAGTACGCTTTTGACCTAAAATGTGATAGTGTTTGTGTGAATCCATATCATTATGAAAGAGTTGTATCACCTGGCATTG ATCTCTCAGGATTGACACTGCAAAGTTCTG cTCCATCAAGTATGTTGGTGAAGGACGAGTACGTTCATGACTTTGAGGGACAACCATCATTGTCCACTGAAGGACATTCAATTCAAACCATACAGCATCCACCGAGTAACCGTGCATCTTCAGAGACATACACCAACCCAGCCATGTTAGCTCCATCTGAGTCTAACACAACCAGCACCACTAACTTTCCCAACATTCCTGTGGCTTCCACAA GTCAGCCTCCCAGTATATTGACAGGCAGCCATAGTGAAGGACTTTTGCAGATAGCTTCAGGACCTCAGCCAGGACAGCAGCAGAATGGATTTACTGCTCAGCCAGCTACTTACCATCATA ACAGTACTACCACCTGgactggaagtagaagtacagCATATACGCCTAATATACCTCACCACCAAAATGGTCATCTTCAGCATCATCCGCCTATGCCACCCCATCCTGGACATTACT GGCCAGTTCACAATGAGATTGCATTCCAACCTCCTATTTCTAATCATCCTG CTCCTGAATATTGGTGTTCAATTGCTTACTTTGAAATGGATGTTCAGGTAGGAGAGACATTTAAAGTTCCTTCAAGCTGCCCAATTGTTACGGTTGATGGATATGTGGACCCATCTGGAGGAGACCGCTTTTGCTTGGGTCAGCTTTCCAACGTTCACAGAACTGAAGCCATTGAGAGAGCAAG gtTGCACATAGGCAAGGGTGTGCAATTGGAATGTAAAGGTGAAGGTGATGTTTGGGTTAGGTGCCTCAGTGATCATGCAGTGTTTGTGCAGAGTTACTACTTAGACCGAGAAGCTGGACGAGCACCAGGAGATGCTGTTCATAAGATTTATCCAAGTGCATATATAAAG gtatttgaTTTACGCCAGTGCCATCGTCAGATGCAACAACAAGCTGCCACTGCACAAGCTGCAGCAGCTGCTCAGGCCGCAGCAGTAGCAGGAAATATCCCTGGACCAGGATCAGTAGGTGGAATAGCCCCTGCTATCA ggtAA